In Pseudomonas sp. GCEP-101, one DNA window encodes the following:
- a CDS encoding Dps family protein — MKQSASAPKKPAAAKPAAKPAAKAASKPAAKPAAAKAAAAKPAAKTAAAKPAAAKAAAAKAAPRRAPALATPSDLSKNATRDLSAALNRLLADVFALYLKTKNFHWHVSGPHFRDYHLLLDDHATEIFAMTDAIAERTRKIGGNSIRSIGHIAKLKRILDNDAEFVQPLDMLAELQEDNKALTSYMREVHDLCDEYHDIATASLIENWIDETEQRTWFLFETSRRGDSTGH, encoded by the coding sequence ATGAAGCAATCCGCATCGGCTCCGAAGAAACCCGCAGCGGCCAAGCCCGCCGCGAAGCCGGCTGCGAAAGCGGCCAGCAAACCTGCCGCAAAACCTGCCGCCGCCAAAGCCGCGGCCGCCAAACCCGCCGCCAAGACGGCTGCTGCCAAGCCAGCCGCAGCCAAGGCGGCCGCCGCAAAAGCCGCTCCGCGTCGCGCCCCCGCGCTGGCCACCCCGTCGGACCTGAGCAAGAACGCCACCCGCGACCTGTCGGCTGCGCTCAACCGCCTGCTGGCGGATGTCTTCGCGCTGTACCTGAAGACCAAGAATTTCCATTGGCACGTCAGCGGCCCGCACTTCCGCGATTACCACCTGCTGCTGGACGACCACGCCACCGAAATCTTCGCGATGACCGACGCCATCGCCGAACGCACCCGCAAGATCGGCGGCAACAGCATTCGCTCCATCGGTCACATCGCCAAGCTCAAGCGCATCCTCGACAACGACGCCGAGTTCGTCCAGCCGCTGGACATGCTCGCCGAGCTGCAGGAGGACAACAAAGCGCTGACCTCCTACATGCGCGAAGTGCATGACCTGTGCGACGAGTACCACGACATCGCCACCGCCAGCCTGATCGAGAACTGGATCGACGAGACCGAGCAGCGCACCTGGTTCCTCTTCGAAACCAGTCGCCGCGGGGACAGTACCGGGCACTGA
- the aac(6') gene encoding aminoglycoside 6'-N-acetyltransferase: MNRPARHCDEHDLADWVELRLQLWPGDHADAFHEEARDILAQPHRYGAWLLRDEQGRALGLAEASVRSDYVNGTDGSPVLFLEGIFVREEARRQGVARALVRAVQAWGIARGCVDFASDAALDNSASHALHRALGFVETERVVYFRKPLHD, encoded by the coding sequence ATGAACCGGCCGGCGCGTCACTGCGATGAGCACGATCTGGCCGACTGGGTCGAACTGCGTCTGCAACTCTGGCCGGGCGATCACGCGGATGCCTTCCACGAAGAGGCGCGTGACATTCTCGCGCAGCCGCATCGCTATGGCGCGTGGTTGCTGCGCGATGAACAGGGCAGGGCGCTCGGGCTGGCGGAGGCCTCGGTGCGCAGCGATTACGTGAACGGTACCGATGGCTCGCCGGTGCTGTTTCTCGAAGGCATCTTCGTCCGCGAGGAGGCCCGCCGGCAGGGCGTGGCGCGGGCCCTGGTGCGCGCGGTGCAGGCCTGGGGCATTGCCCGTGGCTGCGTGGATTTCGCCTCCGATGCGGCGCTCGACAACTCCGCCAGCCATGCCTTGCACCGGGCGTTGGGCTTCGTCGAGACCGAGCGCGTCGTGTACTTCAGGAAGCCGCTCCACGATTGA
- a CDS encoding SbcC/MukB-like Walker B domain-containing protein: MRILSLRLKNLNSLKGEWKIDFTAEPFAGNGLFAITGPTGAGKTTLLDAICLALYHRTPRMSVLSQSGNELMTRHTADCLAEVEFEVKGQPYRAFWSQRRARDKAEGALQAPKVELVRIDRDSGEGQILTDKINDKLKQTETLTGLDFERFTKSMLLAQGGFAAFLEANANQRAELLEELTGTEIYGLISQRVFERTREVRGALDQLRARAEGFELLSAEQRGDLEQQGRDAAAQETAVQAQHAAIQAQRRWREDLGRAQQQLEQAGVKETAAREALQQAQADLQRLADSEPATRLQPLHQAWRSTDESVEQGRSALQDNRTQQLSCREAIAQALWEASHYAQQIHAAREGDYQALSQQRQALQARLAEHPQHAKLGELLGGWRAQFAQRARLAQAIADLLRQAQAADQALQAATGQRQSLQGNVVFLQQQLDTAAAQERQHQQLLDGLLGGATEGELRERLQQAQQQSRGLDRLEQLAQARAQAAAQLARWQPELDALRQRKAARDTAIVALRERYQATKQQVADKEKLLQQEQRIHQLEHLRAQLQPGEACPLCGSPEHPAIAAYQALDMSATQQALEQARQQLAELESQGIALRGELAELDAQLQQGQRQLDDAQAALAQHQQAWQQQCDAQGVALDDDLQLGAERARHEAALAALQQQLSALDEHRAQLQQAQQQRQRAERDHAEAAQRLALFDQQQTHERQRQEERAQQLATQRAELQQQEQALAAALGELGYAVPDDGEQWLAERTAQWQQWQQDQQRGQELAAAERDAEQAARAAQQVAEQWQQRWRAAGFEPRQPLANHPAAPQALLQAEEHLAAAQRQADALQGREQSLVERVEQEQARLAERLASWQHALAASPFADESAYLAALLDDVQRSELTQLRQRLETAITEAVTLRDAAIRDVERVQGEPHGELPLEELDRQLQALATQLRELGQRQGEIRAQLQGDDNRRASQQSLFADIARQEQEHDLWQRLNSLIGASDGARYRRFAQGLTLDHLVHLANRQLQRLHGRYQLARRSDGELELEVLDTWQGDTTRDCKTLSGGESFLVSLALALALSDLVSHKTSIDSLFLDEGFGTLDGETLEVALDALDSLNATGKTIGVISHVEALKERIPVQLKVHKGVGMGYSQLDVQFRFEPEKA; this comes from the coding sequence GGGCCGACCGGGGCGGGCAAGACCACCTTGCTCGACGCCATCTGCCTGGCGCTGTACCACCGCACACCGCGCATGAGCGTGCTGTCGCAGAGCGGCAACGAACTGATGACCCGGCACACCGCCGACTGCCTCGCCGAGGTGGAGTTCGAGGTGAAGGGCCAGCCGTACCGTGCCTTCTGGAGCCAGCGCCGCGCCCGCGACAAGGCCGAAGGCGCGTTGCAGGCGCCGAAGGTGGAGCTGGTGCGAATCGACCGCGACAGCGGCGAGGGGCAGATCCTCACCGACAAGATCAACGACAAGCTCAAGCAGACCGAGACGCTCACCGGCCTGGACTTCGAGCGCTTCACCAAGTCCATGCTGCTGGCCCAGGGCGGCTTTGCCGCGTTCCTCGAAGCCAACGCCAACCAGCGCGCAGAGCTGCTGGAAGAGCTCACCGGCACGGAAATCTACGGGTTGATTTCCCAGCGCGTGTTCGAGCGCACCCGTGAAGTACGGGGCGCGCTGGACCAACTGCGCGCCCGCGCCGAAGGCTTCGAGCTGCTCAGCGCCGAGCAGCGCGGCGATCTGGAACAGCAGGGCCGCGATGCCGCCGCGCAGGAAACCGCCGTGCAGGCACAGCACGCGGCCATCCAGGCCCAGCGCCGCTGGCGCGAGGACCTGGGCCGCGCGCAGCAGCAACTCGAACAGGCTGGCGTGAAGGAGACCGCCGCGCGCGAGGCTCTCCAGCAGGCTCAGGCCGACTTGCAACGCCTCGCCGACAGCGAGCCCGCTACCCGCCTCCAGCCGCTGCACCAGGCCTGGCGCAGCACTGACGAGAGCGTCGAGCAGGGCCGCAGTGCGCTGCAGGACAATCGCACGCAGCAGCTGTCCTGCCGCGAAGCGATCGCCCAGGCGCTCTGGGAGGCCAGCCACTACGCGCAGCAGATACACGCCGCGCGTGAGGGCGATTACCAGGCGCTCAGCCAGCAACGCCAGGCGCTACAGGCGCGGCTGGCCGAGCATCCGCAGCACGCGAAGCTGGGCGAACTGCTCGGCGGCTGGCGCGCGCAGTTCGCCCAGCGTGCACGGCTGGCCCAGGCCATCGCCGATCTGCTGCGGCAGGCCCAGGCAGCCGACCAGGCCTTGCAGGCCGCGACGGGCCAGCGGCAGAGCCTGCAGGGCAATGTCGTCTTCTTGCAGCAGCAGCTCGATACGGCCGCCGCGCAGGAGCGCCAGCATCAGCAGTTGCTCGATGGCTTGCTGGGCGGCGCCACCGAGGGGGAATTGCGCGAGCGTCTGCAGCAGGCCCAACAGCAGAGCCGCGGGCTGGATCGCCTGGAACAACTGGCCCAGGCCCGCGCCCAGGCCGCCGCGCAACTGGCGCGCTGGCAGCCGGAACTGGACGCGCTGCGCCAGCGCAAGGCCGCGCGCGACACGGCCATCGTCGCGCTGCGCGAGCGCTACCAGGCGACCAAGCAACAGGTCGCCGACAAGGAAAAACTCCTCCAGCAGGAACAGCGCATTCACCAGCTCGAACACCTGCGCGCGCAGTTGCAGCCGGGTGAGGCCTGCCCGCTGTGCGGCTCGCCGGAGCACCCGGCTATCGCGGCTTACCAGGCGCTGGATATGTCCGCCACCCAGCAGGCGCTGGAGCAGGCGCGCCAGCAACTGGCCGAGCTGGAAAGCCAGGGCATCGCCCTGCGCGGCGAGCTGGCGGAACTGGACGCGCAACTGCAGCAGGGGCAGCGTCAGCTGGACGACGCCCAGGCCGCATTGGCGCAGCATCAGCAGGCGTGGCAGCAGCAGTGCGATGCCCAGGGCGTCGCCCTCGACGACGACCTGCAACTCGGCGCCGAACGCGCGCGCCACGAGGCCGCGCTGGCCGCCTTGCAACAGCAACTGAGTGCGCTCGACGAACACCGCGCCCAGCTCCAGCAGGCGCAGCAGCAGCGCCAGCGCGCCGAGCGCGATCACGCCGAGGCGGCGCAGCGGCTGGCGCTGTTCGACCAGCAGCAGACCCACGAACGCCAGCGCCAGGAAGAACGCGCCCAGCAGCTCGCGACCCAGCGCGCCGAGCTGCAACAACAGGAACAGGCCCTGGCCGCCGCGCTGGGCGAGCTGGGCTATGCCGTGCCCGACGACGGCGAGCAATGGCTGGCCGAGCGAACGGCGCAGTGGCAGCAGTGGCAGCAGGACCAGCAGCGCGGTCAGGAACTCGCCGCCGCCGAGCGCGATGCCGAACAGGCTGCCCGTGCGGCGCAACAGGTGGCCGAGCAGTGGCAGCAGCGTTGGCGAGCCGCCGGCTTCGAGCCGCGCCAGCCGCTGGCGAATCATCCGGCTGCGCCACAGGCGCTGCTCCAGGCGGAGGAACACCTGGCGGCGGCCCAGCGACAGGCCGATGCCTTGCAGGGGCGCGAGCAGTCGCTGGTGGAGCGCGTGGAGCAGGAACAGGCGCGCCTCGCGGAGCGCCTGGCGAGCTGGCAGCACGCGCTGGCGGCCAGCCCTTTCGCCGACGAATCCGCCTACCTTGCCGCGCTGCTGGACGATGTCCAGCGCAGCGAACTGACCCAGCTGCGCCAGCGCCTGGAAACCGCGATCACCGAGGCGGTGACCCTGCGCGACGCCGCGATCCGGGACGTCGAGCGTGTGCAGGGCGAACCCCACGGCGAATTGCCGTTGGAGGAACTCGACCGGCAGTTGCAGGCACTCGCCACGCAACTGCGGGAACTCGGCCAGCGCCAGGGCGAGATTCGCGCCCAGTTGCAGGGCGACGACAACCGCCGCGCCAGCCAGCAGAGCCTGTTCGCCGACATCGCCCGGCAGGAGCAGGAGCACGACCTGTGGCAGCGCCTGAACAGCCTGATCGGCGCCTCCGACGGCGCGCGCTACCGGCGCTTTGCCCAGGGCCTGACCCTCGATCATCTCGTGCATCTGGCCAACCGCCAGTTGCAGCGCCTGCATGGGCGCTACCAGTTGGCGCGGCGAAGCGACGGCGAGCTGGAACTGGAGGTGCTGGATACCTGGCAGGGCGACACGACGCGCGACTGCAAGACGCTGTCCGGCGGCGAAAGCTTCCTGGTCAGCCTGGCGCTGGCGCTGGCGTTGTCCGACCTGGTCAGCCACAAGACCAGCATCGATTCGCTGTTCCTCGACGAAGGCTTCGGCACCCTCGACGGAGAGACGCTGGAGGTCGCGCTCGATGCGCTCGACAGCCTCAACGCCACCGGCAAGACCATCGGCGTCATCAGCCACGTCGAGGCACTGAAGGAGCGCATCCCGGTGCAGCTCAAGGTGCACAAGGGCGTCGGCATGGGCTACAGCCAGCTCGATGTGCAGTTCCGTTTCGAGCCGGAGAAAGCGTGA